The following are encoded together in the Hemicordylus capensis ecotype Gifberg chromosome 4, rHemCap1.1.pri, whole genome shotgun sequence genome:
- the LOC128322454 gene encoding probable 2-ketogluconate reductase isoform X2, which translates to MFYMHTGVCTQTMEKQECPCTLINVIGGPDGIYEDHMEFLEKHFKLITMKEFLENKQVLSPKIKAIFMWCQKPAVNRELLQSLPNLKVIANSGVGVDHLDLKLISSFGVKVANTPFAVSNATADLGIALMLASARRIVEGYQIAFSPDTKCFNADWLGQEVTGATLGIIGMGSIGYKVAQRAKAFEMRILYHNRSRRTEVDEQAVGAVYCQKMDDLLQQADIVILVVNLTPQTCKLIGKKELELMKPSAILINICRGQVVDQDALVNALQNGVIKAAALDVTYPEPLPRDHALLQLKNVILTPHIGSATSQTRRLMMTNMVESILAGVKGLPVPNEVHV; encoded by the exons aCTATGGAAAAGCAAGAATGTCCCTGTACACTAATAAATGTTATAGGAGGTCCAGATGGAATATATGAAGACCACATGGAGTTCCTGGAGAAACACTTTAAGCTGATCACCATGAAAGAGTTCCTTGAAAACAAACAAGTTCTTAGTCCTAAAATCAAAGCAATTTTCATGTGGTGTCAGAAGCCAGCAGTTAACAGAGAACTCCTGCAAAGCTTGCCTAACTTAAAGGTGATTGCAAACTCAGGTGTAGGAGTGGATCACTTGGACCTGAAACTGATCTCCAGTTTTGGAGTGAAAGTTGCTAACACTCCATTTGCAGTTTCCAATGCTACAGCGGACTTGGGGATAGCTTTAATGCTAGCATCTGCTAGAAGGATTGTGGAAG GTTATCAGATCGCTTTTTCTCCTGACACTAAATGTTTTAATGCTGACTGGCTGGGACAGGAAGTCACTGGTGCAACTTTAGGTATCATTGGAATGGGATCCATTGGATACAAGGTGGCCCAGAGAGCCAAAGCATTTGAAATGAGAATTCTTTATCATAATAGGAGTCGGAG AACTGAAGTGGATGAACAAGCTGTTGGTGCTGTTTATTGTCAAAAGATGGATGACTTACTCCAACAAGCTGACATTGTGATATTGGTTGTAAACCTGACACCTCAGACATGCAAGTTGATTGGGAAAAAGGAGCTAGAACTCATGAAACCCTCTGCAATTCTCATCAATATCTGTAGAG GTCAAGTGGTTGATCAAGATGCGCTGGTGAATGCACTCCAAAATGGAGTTATTAAAGCTGCAGCTTTGGATGTGACCTATCCTGAGCCACTGCCAAG AGACCATGCTTTATTACAGTTAAAGAATGTCATTCTAACTCCACACATTGGAAGTGCAACTTCGCAAACTCGACGCCTTATGATGACAAACATGGTTGAAAGTATCCTGGCTGGTGTTAAAGGTCTCCCGGTCCCTAATGAAGTGCATGTGTAA
- the LOC128322454 gene encoding probable 2-ketogluconate reductase isoform X3: MLFKRLCSETMEKQECPCTLINVIGGPDGIYEDHMEFLEKHFKLITMKEFLENKQVLSPKIKAIFMWCQKPAVNRELLQSLPNLKVIANSGVGVDHLDLKLISSFGVKVANTPFAVSNATADLGIALMLASARRIVEGYQIAFSPDTKCFNADWLGQEVTGATLGIIGMGSIGYKVAQRAKAFEMRILYHNRSRRTEVDEQAVGAVYCQKMDDLLQQADIVILVVNLTPQTCKLIGKKELELMKPSAILINICRGQVVDQDALVNALQNGVIKAAALDVTYPEPLPRDHALLQLKNVILTPHIGSATSQTRRLMMTNMVESILAGVKGLPVPNEVHV, from the exons aCTATGGAAAAGCAAGAATGTCCCTGTACACTAATAAATGTTATAGGAGGTCCAGATGGAATATATGAAGACCACATGGAGTTCCTGGAGAAACACTTTAAGCTGATCACCATGAAAGAGTTCCTTGAAAACAAACAAGTTCTTAGTCCTAAAATCAAAGCAATTTTCATGTGGTGTCAGAAGCCAGCAGTTAACAGAGAACTCCTGCAAAGCTTGCCTAACTTAAAGGTGATTGCAAACTCAGGTGTAGGAGTGGATCACTTGGACCTGAAACTGATCTCCAGTTTTGGAGTGAAAGTTGCTAACACTCCATTTGCAGTTTCCAATGCTACAGCGGACTTGGGGATAGCTTTAATGCTAGCATCTGCTAGAAGGATTGTGGAAG GTTATCAGATCGCTTTTTCTCCTGACACTAAATGTTTTAATGCTGACTGGCTGGGACAGGAAGTCACTGGTGCAACTTTAGGTATCATTGGAATGGGATCCATTGGATACAAGGTGGCCCAGAGAGCCAAAGCATTTGAAATGAGAATTCTTTATCATAATAGGAGTCGGAG AACTGAAGTGGATGAACAAGCTGTTGGTGCTGTTTATTGTCAAAAGATGGATGACTTACTCCAACAAGCTGACATTGTGATATTGGTTGTAAACCTGACACCTCAGACATGCAAGTTGATTGGGAAAAAGGAGCTAGAACTCATGAAACCCTCTGCAATTCTCATCAATATCTGTAGAG GTCAAGTGGTTGATCAAGATGCGCTGGTGAATGCACTCCAAAATGGAGTTATTAAAGCTGCAGCTTTGGATGTGACCTATCCTGAGCCACTGCCAAG AGACCATGCTTTATTACAGTTAAAGAATGTCATTCTAACTCCACACATTGGAAGTGCAACTTCGCAAACTCGACGCCTTATGATGACAAACATGGTTGAAAGTATCCTGGCTGGTGTTAAAGGTCTCCCGGTCCCTAATGAAGTGCATGTGTAA
- the LOC128322454 gene encoding probable 2-ketogluconate reductase isoform X4 — protein sequence MEKQECPCTLINVIGGPDGIYEDHMEFLEKHFKLITMKEFLENKQVLSPKIKAIFMWCQKPAVNRELLQSLPNLKVIANSGVGVDHLDLKLISSFGVKVANTPFAVSNATADLGIALMLASARRIVEGYQIAFSPDTKCFNADWLGQEVTGATLGIIGMGSIGYKVAQRAKAFEMRILYHNRSRRTEVDEQAVGAVYCQKMDDLLQQADIVILVVNLTPQTCKLIGKKELELMKPSAILINICRGQVVDQDALVNALQNGVIKAAALDVTYPEPLPRDHALLQLKNVILTPHIGSATSQTRRLMMTNMVESILAGVKGLPVPNEVHV from the exons ATGGAAAAGCAAGAATGTCCCTGTACACTAATAAATGTTATAGGAGGTCCAGATGGAATATATGAAGACCACATGGAGTTCCTGGAGAAACACTTTAAGCTGATCACCATGAAAGAGTTCCTTGAAAACAAACAAGTTCTTAGTCCTAAAATCAAAGCAATTTTCATGTGGTGTCAGAAGCCAGCAGTTAACAGAGAACTCCTGCAAAGCTTGCCTAACTTAAAGGTGATTGCAAACTCAGGTGTAGGAGTGGATCACTTGGACCTGAAACTGATCTCCAGTTTTGGAGTGAAAGTTGCTAACACTCCATTTGCAGTTTCCAATGCTACAGCGGACTTGGGGATAGCTTTAATGCTAGCATCTGCTAGAAGGATTGTGGAAG GTTATCAGATCGCTTTTTCTCCTGACACTAAATGTTTTAATGCTGACTGGCTGGGACAGGAAGTCACTGGTGCAACTTTAGGTATCATTGGAATGGGATCCATTGGATACAAGGTGGCCCAGAGAGCCAAAGCATTTGAAATGAGAATTCTTTATCATAATAGGAGTCGGAG AACTGAAGTGGATGAACAAGCTGTTGGTGCTGTTTATTGTCAAAAGATGGATGACTTACTCCAACAAGCTGACATTGTGATATTGGTTGTAAACCTGACACCTCAGACATGCAAGTTGATTGGGAAAAAGGAGCTAGAACTCATGAAACCCTCTGCAATTCTCATCAATATCTGTAGAG GTCAAGTGGTTGATCAAGATGCGCTGGTGAATGCACTCCAAAATGGAGTTATTAAAGCTGCAGCTTTGGATGTGACCTATCCTGAGCCACTGCCAAG AGACCATGCTTTATTACAGTTAAAGAATGTCATTCTAACTCCACACATTGGAAGTGCAACTTCGCAAACTCGACGCCTTATGATGACAAACATGGTTGAAAGTATCCTGGCTGGTGTTAAAGGTCTCCCGGTCCCTAATGAAGTGCATGTGTAA